The following coding sequences are from one Virgibacillus necropolis window:
- a CDS encoding spore germination protein: MFKNLITKYMTTSKEKLYTQQSSEEAISIKEKDITSNLDHTTSTFKSIYSYPNNSDVKFRDIQIGGINKKAVLVFINTISDTDMIEKQILNPLLLNEEPSRKIDDLISAQSVSTAKKIRDILKEINKGNVALFIQGEKQAFIINAANFQGRGIEKAENEVSLIGSKEAFNEKVMTNISLIRKKIKSEDLVIESTTVSKRSNNEVYYVYVKDLVNDELLQTVKERIDQIDIDSIQNLAILEQHIEERQKSIFPTILNTERPDRAASFLEEGYIVLLMDNSPASLVLPATFWSFYHTAEDRYVRLFYGNVTRLIRMMAMFIALFTSSIYIAVTNFHAEMVPPDLLLAIAATREKVPVGAILEVLFMELAFELIREAGLRIPGPIGPTIGIVGALILGQAAVQANIVSPIVVIVVALGGLSSFAIGNISMNFTIRICRFAFILAAGAFGIYGITALFVVGIFYMVSIKSFGVPYLSPLTPKYLSSGDTIFRRMLKNEIFRPSYLKPKDMKKK; this comes from the coding sequence TTGTTTAAAAATCTAATAACAAAATACATGACCACAAGTAAAGAAAAATTATATACCCAGCAATCCTCAGAAGAAGCCATTTCGATTAAGGAAAAGGACATTACATCTAACCTTGATCATACGACAAGTACATTCAAATCCATCTATTCCTATCCGAACAACAGTGATGTTAAATTCCGAGATATACAAATCGGTGGTATCAATAAAAAAGCTGTACTTGTTTTCATTAATACAATTTCTGATACAGACATGATTGAAAAACAAATACTTAATCCCCTTTTACTTAATGAAGAACCTTCACGAAAAATTGATGATCTGATATCTGCTCAATCCGTTAGTACGGCAAAAAAAATCCGGGATATTCTAAAGGAAATCAATAAAGGAAATGTGGCACTCTTCATTCAAGGTGAAAAACAAGCGTTTATTATTAACGCCGCCAACTTCCAAGGTAGAGGAATTGAAAAAGCAGAAAATGAGGTTTCTTTAATTGGATCTAAAGAAGCGTTTAACGAAAAAGTTATGACGAACATTTCGTTAATTCGAAAAAAAATTAAAAGCGAGGACTTGGTTATAGAGTCTACTACCGTATCCAAGCGATCCAACAATGAAGTCTATTATGTCTATGTAAAAGACTTGGTTAATGATGAATTATTACAAACAGTTAAGGAGCGAATAGATCAAATTGATATCGATTCTATCCAAAACTTAGCGATACTAGAACAGCACATTGAAGAACGACAAAAGTCTATTTTTCCAACTATCTTAAATACGGAGCGACCAGATCGTGCGGCATCCTTTCTTGAAGAAGGTTATATTGTATTACTCATGGATAACTCACCAGCTTCACTTGTATTACCCGCTACGTTTTGGTCATTTTACCATACAGCAGAAGATCGATACGTGCGCCTTTTTTATGGGAATGTCACACGGTTAATACGAATGATGGCAATGTTCATTGCCTTATTCACCTCTTCCATTTATATTGCGGTTACAAACTTCCATGCTGAAATGGTACCACCTGATTTATTACTTGCTATCGCTGCTACAAGGGAAAAAGTACCCGTTGGAGCCATATTGGAAGTACTATTTATGGAACTCGCGTTTGAATTAATCCGAGAAGCAGGACTACGGATTCCAGGCCCAATTGGGCCAACAATTGGAATTGTTGGTGCCTTAATTCTAGGGCAAGCTGCCGTTCAGGCAAACATTGTAAGCCCGATAGTTGTAATTGTAGTTGCCTTAGGTGGATTAAGTTCATTTGCGATAGGTAATATCAGTATGAACTTTACTATTAGAATATGCCGTTTTGCTTTTATCCTAGCCGCCGGTGCATTTGGAATATATGGCATTACCGCTTTATTTGTAGTAGGTATATTTTATATGGTTTCCATTAAGTCTTTTGGTGTTCCATATCTGTCTCCATTAACACCTAAATATCTTTCATCTGGTGATACCATTTTTAGAAGGATGCTGAAAAACGAAATATTCCGCCCGAGCTATTTAAAGCCTAAAGACATGAAAAAGAAATAG
- a CDS encoding GerAB/ArcD/ProY family transporter, translating into MEQTSGKIGIREYIAIVLLTIGTKLADDLPAILYSSLYNAAWMTPIISGVISILPLYLLLKTMMYYKEKSLLEIIVHLFGNYIGFVIIFILWIVGTAAIVIDSAIYTDIIGTMYFTRTPTIVIYAILIGVCVYAAKHGLEQIGSVAKAVLPYIKASLFFALILTMIEGNFAFLFPVLGPGGWEVIKESSIRLSIYGDILYLSLLTPYIRKTKDFTKGTWIAFVILIVELTIAILAYVLLFDYNTAHLLNYPYHEVIRYISIGFLANMETLFFPFWLIATFIRFAVYLYINGLLFGRLFRIKDFEHMIPSLATLFLFLGLILENESIALSELRDHLLFVVTPIFFGLPCMLWILAKFKGDYKNEKT; encoded by the coding sequence ATGGAGCAAACCAGCGGAAAAATTGGTATAAGAGAATATATAGCCATCGTATTGTTAACAATTGGTACAAAGCTAGCAGATGACTTACCAGCAATTTTGTATAGTTCATTATATAATGCGGCATGGATGACACCAATTATTAGTGGTGTCATTTCGATCCTCCCGCTTTATTTGTTACTAAAAACAATGATGTATTATAAGGAAAAAAGCTTACTGGAAATTATTGTTCATCTCTTTGGAAACTACATCGGGTTTGTCATTATATTTATTCTATGGATTGTAGGCACTGCTGCCATTGTTATTGATAGTGCCATTTACACTGATATCATCGGAACAATGTATTTTACAAGAACGCCAACTATCGTTATCTACGCTATTTTAATAGGTGTATGTGTTTACGCGGCGAAACACGGATTAGAACAAATCGGCTCAGTTGCAAAAGCCGTACTTCCATATATCAAAGCTTCTTTATTTTTCGCATTAATTTTAACGATGATAGAAGGTAACTTTGCATTTCTATTCCCAGTGCTTGGTCCTGGTGGATGGGAGGTAATTAAAGAAAGTTCAATACGACTTTCCATTTATGGCGATATCTTATACTTGAGTCTTCTAACACCCTACATTCGAAAGACAAAAGATTTTACAAAAGGTACATGGATTGCGTTTGTGATATTAATTGTTGAATTAACAATAGCCATATTAGCATATGTACTCCTATTTGATTATAATACTGCACATTTGTTGAATTATCCATACCATGAGGTAATTCGCTATATTAGTATAGGATTTCTAGCAAATATGGAAACACTCTTTTTTCCATTTTGGTTAATTGCTACATTTATTCGATTTGCGGTTTATCTATACATAAATGGACTCTTATTTGGAAGGCTTTTTCGTATTAAAGATTTTGAACATATGATCCCTTCACTTGCTACGCTATTTTTATTCCTCGGGTTAATATTAGAAAATGAATCGATAGCACTCTCAGAATTAAGAGATCACTTGTTATTTGTAGTAACACCTATTTTTTTCGGGCTACCTTGTATGTTGTGGATATTGGCCAAATTCAAGGGGGATTACAAAAATGAAAAAACATAA
- a CDS encoding Ger(x)C family spore germination protein — translation MKKHKLVYKISCLFILTLILSGCWNQSQIEERAYVIAIGLDNAKDENQIKLTYLIANPEYGSQIQGGGTKEPPHEIISFVTDDLTTSRNAANVVISKEITYDLLTVLTVSQEFAKDKDFIRWMYDTTKDPEIRRDVHLVVTKENASEFFKKNEPKLETRPHKYFDMILDRGVETGMLPSSELIEYFRITEADADLFLAMYGTTKQNDDENQKRDNDNFTAGEFRYSGQTNTTNFAGSAVFKEGIMIGKLTADETRTTIMLNDELNATDVLTTYTDPFNENYRVATRVNKTKRNKVEMDLTARTPTIDVTIPIEIEVLSAHSMVDYEKDISKRKKLKKSIEKEIRTKIENLVRKTQEEFKAEPFGWSLVARKKFLTIPAYEEFDWMKSYPDMKVNIKINVTFGQFGRQSELPNEKEIRD, via the coding sequence ATGAAAAAACATAAACTTGTATATAAAATTAGCTGTCTTTTCATTTTAACGCTTATACTAAGTGGATGCTGGAACCAGAGTCAAATCGAGGAAAGAGCTTATGTGATTGCAATTGGACTAGATAATGCTAAAGACGAAAATCAAATTAAGCTTACCTACTTAATCGCAAATCCTGAATATGGTTCACAGATACAGGGTGGTGGTACAAAAGAACCTCCACATGAAATAATAAGCTTTGTTACAGATGATCTCACAACATCCAGAAATGCGGCTAATGTTGTAATTTCAAAAGAAATCACCTACGATTTACTGACCGTATTGACTGTCTCACAAGAATTTGCTAAGGATAAAGATTTTATAAGATGGATGTATGACACTACCAAGGATCCAGAAATTAGACGTGATGTACATTTGGTTGTTACCAAAGAGAATGCTAGTGAGTTTTTCAAAAAAAATGAACCCAAACTCGAAACAAGGCCACATAAATATTTCGATATGATTTTAGATCGTGGTGTTGAAACTGGTATGTTACCAAGTTCTGAGTTGATTGAATACTTTAGAATTACAGAAGCAGATGCTGATCTTTTTTTGGCCATGTATGGTACAACTAAACAAAATGATGATGAGAATCAAAAGCGTGATAATGATAATTTTACTGCTGGTGAATTTCGCTATTCGGGGCAAACAAATACAACAAATTTCGCTGGTTCAGCCGTTTTTAAAGAAGGAATAATGATTGGAAAACTTACAGCAGACGAAACCCGTACAACCATTATGTTGAACGACGAATTAAACGCTACTGACGTTTTGACTACCTATACAGACCCCTTTAATGAAAATTATCGTGTGGCAACAAGAGTTAATAAAACAAAGCGTAATAAAGTTGAAATGGATTTAACGGCTCGAACACCAACAATTGATGTTACAATTCCTATTGAAATTGAAGTGTTATCAGCTCATAGTATGGTGGACTATGAGAAAGACATATCAAAAAGAAAGAAATTAAAAAAATCCATCGAAAAGGAAATAAGAACAAAGATCGAGAATCTTGTTAGAAAGACTCAAGAGGAATTTAAAGCAGAACCATTCGGTTGGTCATTAGTAGCAAGAAAAAAGTTTTTAACAATACCTGCTTATGAAGAATTTGACTGGATGAAATCCTATCCTGATATGAAGGTCAATATAAAAATAAACGTTACGTTCGGTCAATTCGGCCGTCAAAGTGAATTACCAAATGAAAAGGAAATAAGGGATTAA
- a CDS encoding zinc-binding dehydrogenase translates to MKAFVHENGNLEVKNIAEPNLNDDEVLVCIRTAGLNRRDVGIPKRRGKEGETLVLGSDGAGVIEKVGADVTAFSVGDEVIINPSLCWDEKSDAPPKDFDILGMPDHGTFAEKIAISAEQVEKKPAHLSWDQAGVLALSALTGYRALFTKGELKEGDTVFIPGAGSGVASYLIMFAKSVGAKVIVTSRSEEKRAKAIALGADIALDTTSDWKAELANETVDLVIESVGRATFNRSLKVLKKGGRIVVFGATTEDTVDLNLREFFYGQYQLFGTTMGSREELRDMLLFVENHKLASIVDTTFELNHAKEAFYYLKEGNQFGKVGIKISE, encoded by the coding sequence TTGAAAGCATTTGTACATGAAAATGGGAACTTGGAAGTAAAGAATATTGCTGAACCTAACTTGAATGATGATGAGGTACTTGTATGTATTCGTACTGCAGGATTAAACCGGCGAGACGTTGGGATTCCAAAACGACGGGGAAAAGAAGGGGAAACGCTTGTTTTAGGGTCTGATGGAGCAGGAGTAATAGAGAAAGTAGGAGCGGATGTTACGGCATTTTCGGTAGGGGATGAAGTGATAATTAATCCTTCTCTTTGCTGGGATGAAAAAAGTGATGCACCGCCAAAAGACTTTGATATTTTAGGGATGCCAGATCATGGTACCTTTGCTGAAAAAATTGCTATATCAGCTGAACAAGTAGAAAAAAAGCCAGCCCATCTGTCCTGGGATCAGGCTGGAGTTCTTGCATTGTCAGCTTTAACAGGATATCGGGCTTTATTTACGAAAGGTGAATTAAAAGAAGGGGATACGGTATTTATTCCTGGTGCCGGAAGTGGTGTGGCATCATATCTGATTATGTTTGCAAAAAGCGTAGGAGCAAAGGTGATTGTTACATCTCGCAGTGAAGAAAAACGCGCAAAAGCCATTGCTTTAGGGGCAGATATCGCACTTGATACAACAAGTGATTGGAAAGCGGAATTAGCGAATGAAACAGTAGACTTAGTAATTGAAAGTGTCGGCAGGGCCACATTTAACCGTTCATTAAAGGTATTGAAAAAGGGTGGACGTATAGTAGTATTCGGTGCCACAACGGAGGATACAGTTGATTTAAACCTACGTGAATTTTTCTATGGACAGTATCAGCTTTTCGGTACAACGATGGGTAGTAGGGAGGAGCTACGAGACATGCTTCTGTTTGTTGAAAATCACAAGCTTGCTTCGATAGTGGATACAACATTTGAACTGAATCACGCAAAAGAAGCATTTTATTACCTAAAAGAAGGCAATCAATTTGGTAAAGTAGGCATTAAAATAAGTGAGTGA
- a CDS encoding ArsA family ATPase, whose protein sequence is MQELQNKIVFVGGKGGVGKSTSAAALSWQAAEKGSKTLLVSTDPAHNLGDIFNQKIGGKITNISTNLAALEIDPEIETTNYIKGVKENIKGIVHSGMTEEVHRQLDTAKASPGADEAALFDKLISIILEESEHYDSIIFDTAPTGHTIRLLSLPELMGVWIEGLLQKRQKTNENYTQLLNDGEPIEDPIYEVLKKRQKRFSAARKILLDPNQTSFVFVLNPERLPILETKKALSLLDDYHLHVKTLLVNKILPENPEGEFLGKRKEHERQYITMIEETFTKQELVYIPLFSNDITDKQQLENFSEYFRKG, encoded by the coding sequence ATGCAAGAGTTACAGAATAAGATAGTATTTGTTGGGGGAAAAGGTGGTGTAGGAAAGTCAACATCAGCCGCAGCACTTTCTTGGCAAGCAGCTGAAAAGGGTTCCAAAACGTTGCTCGTTTCAACCGATCCCGCCCATAATCTTGGAGATATTTTTAATCAAAAAATTGGTGGTAAAATAACGAATATTTCCACTAATCTTGCTGCCCTTGAGATAGATCCTGAAATTGAAACAACGAACTATATTAAAGGTGTTAAAGAAAATATAAAAGGGATTGTTCATTCAGGTATGACGGAAGAGGTGCATCGGCAGCTAGATACTGCGAAGGCTTCACCTGGCGCTGATGAAGCAGCTTTATTTGATAAACTGATATCGATTATTTTAGAGGAAAGTGAACACTATGATTCAATCATTTTTGATACAGCACCAACCGGGCACACCATTCGACTATTATCTCTGCCAGAACTGATGGGAGTTTGGATTGAAGGATTGCTACAAAAACGACAAAAAACAAATGAAAACTATACACAATTGTTAAACGATGGCGAGCCAATTGAGGATCCAATCTATGAGGTGTTAAAGAAACGTCAGAAACGATTTTCGGCGGCTAGAAAAATTTTACTAGACCCTAATCAGACAAGCTTTGTATTCGTATTAAATCCAGAACGACTACCTATTTTGGAAACGAAAAAAGCACTTAGTTTGCTGGATGATTATCATTTGCATGTGAAGACATTACTCGTAAATAAAATACTTCCAGAAAATCCAGAAGGCGAATTCCTTGGAAAAAGGAAGGAACATGAGAGACAATATATAACAATGATTGAAGAAACATTTACTAAACAGGAATTAGTTTATATTCCTTTATTTTCAAACGATATTACAGATAAGCAACAGCTAGAAAACTTTAGTGAATATTTTCGGAAAGGATGA
- a CDS encoding cory-CC-star protein, whose protein sequence is MLDHLKKLVDFYEEVLSMPHRTEIARELRDQDDLFLLLLYSEMIGIPNPVYYYTLELYPYMIEQFHDWHLRMGMEKSPLSGIRCC, encoded by the coding sequence ATGTTAGATCATCTAAAAAAACTAGTAGACTTTTATGAAGAAGTATTAAGTATGCCGCATCGAACAGAAATTGCACGAGAACTTCGTGATCAAGATGATTTATTTTTATTGTTACTATACTCAGAGATGATCGGTATACCGAATCCTGTTTATTATTATACACTTGAACTTTATCCTTATATGATCGAACAATTTCATGATTGGCATCTACGAATGGGGATGGAAAAATCACCATTGTCTGGCATTCGTTGTTGCTAA
- a CDS encoding carbon starvation CstA family protein: protein MNAILVAIIGLIVFALGYRYYSKFVAEKIFRLDPNYVTPAHKYEDGVDFVPTNKFVLWGHHFSSVAGAAPIVGPAIAVYWGWLPAFLWVILGTVFAAGVHDFGTLVLSVRNKGQSVGTLAHRLIGQRAKVLFLFIILILVLMVNAVFAWVIANLFISYPASVIPIFIQIPLAIWIGFAVYKRKQKMLIPSLLALAVMYITAVVASKVDFMQIDLVQYMGGEGGAGLFGLGAVSTAFFIWIIILMVYVYIASTLPVWKLLQPRDFINSHQLVVGLAIMYLGLLFTNPEITAPITNVDTDTSWFPLLFITIACGAISGFHGLVSSGTSSKQLNKETDARLVGYFGAVGEGVLALISIIAVVTFFPSKEEFLATYSSFAASSGSGLGVFVEGASRLATGLMIPPEVATTIVSIIIISFAATSLDTSVRLMRYIIAELGVEYKMPALSKTHVATSIAVVASAALVLLPEGPKGFGSGGYLLWPLFGTSNQLLAGISLLLISIWLKRLGRNYLITLIPMIFVLFMTLLAMFQQVVFEWSWFGSNSNTLLFVFGAVIFVFAVWIILTAFSTLTKNIDDSKTIK, encoded by the coding sequence TTGAATGCTATATTAGTTGCTATTATTGGTCTTATTGTGTTTGCTTTGGGTTATCGTTACTATTCAAAATTTGTCGCGGAGAAGATTTTTCGATTAGACCCTAATTATGTAACTCCTGCACATAAATATGAAGATGGGGTGGATTTTGTACCTACAAATAAATTTGTTTTATGGGGGCATCACTTTTCATCGGTAGCCGGTGCAGCTCCTATAGTTGGACCTGCTATAGCAGTTTATTGGGGTTGGCTTCCTGCATTCTTATGGGTAATATTAGGAACTGTATTTGCAGCGGGTGTGCATGACTTTGGTACACTTGTGCTTTCTGTACGGAACAAAGGACAATCAGTAGGAACGCTGGCACATAGGCTAATAGGTCAACGCGCAAAAGTATTATTCCTATTTATTATACTTATTCTTGTATTAATGGTAAACGCTGTATTCGCTTGGGTAATTGCAAATTTATTTATTTCTTATCCAGCTAGCGTTATTCCAATTTTTATTCAAATTCCTTTAGCGATATGGATAGGATTCGCGGTTTATAAAAGAAAACAAAAAATGTTGATTCCGTCATTACTTGCACTTGCTGTAATGTACATCACCGCTGTCGTCGCCAGTAAAGTAGACTTCATGCAAATTGATTTAGTTCAATACATGGGTGGTGAAGGTGGAGCAGGGCTATTTGGACTTGGTGCCGTATCAACCGCATTCTTTATTTGGATTATTATCTTGATGGTCTATGTTTATATTGCCTCTACTTTACCAGTATGGAAGCTTTTACAGCCACGTGATTTTATAAATTCTCATCAACTGGTTGTAGGCTTAGCTATAATGTATTTAGGTTTGCTTTTCACAAACCCTGAGATTACAGCTCCAATTACGAATGTGGATACTGATACTTCTTGGTTCCCGTTACTGTTTATAACGATTGCCTGTGGTGCGATTTCAGGTTTCCATGGCCTTGTATCGTCTGGTACGTCGTCCAAACAATTAAATAAAGAAACGGATGCACGACTAGTTGGGTACTTTGGTGCTGTAGGTGAAGGTGTTTTGGCGCTAATTTCAATAATCGCTGTTGTAACATTCTTCCCAAGTAAAGAAGAATTCCTCGCAACGTACAGTAGTTTCGCTGCTTCTAGTGGATCAGGTCTTGGCGTATTTGTTGAAGGTGCTAGTAGGTTGGCAACAGGACTGATGATTCCACCAGAAGTTGCGACAACGATTGTATCAATTATTATCATTAGTTTTGCTGCAACATCACTCGATACTTCTGTTCGGTTAATGCGTTATATTATTGCAGAACTTGGTGTTGAATATAAGATGCCTGCATTATCTAAGACACATGTGGCAACTTCTATAGCAGTCGTAGCCAGTGCGGCATTAGTTTTACTACCAGAGGGACCAAAAGGCTTTGGGTCAGGCGGCTATCTACTATGGCCATTATTCGGTACCTCCAATCAATTACTTGCTGGAATCAGTTTATTATTAATTTCGATTTGGTTAAAACGACTAGGACGAAATTATTTAATCACATTAATACCAATGATTTTTGTTCTATTCATGACTTTGCTTGCTATGTTCCAACAAGTAGTTTTTGAATGGTCCTGGTTCGGATCAAACTCCAATACGCTCTTGTTTGTCTTTGGTGCCGTCATATTTGTCTTTGCTGTATGGATCATTTTAACGGCTTTCTCAACCTTGACGAAAAATATAGATGATTCTAAAACGATAAAATAA
- a CDS encoding DUF1641 domain-containing protein: MANPITKIKKIEIPDDVVHEQNLEEVARAVSENKDAILKGIDFLSTINDNGMLDMTHSLVKQKETALDNVMRELNKPQYSATLENVSSLFLLIGELNVEELKHFTGKLNDGLEKSRTFDESEKTSYLDLIKALKDPEINRSVTMLLQFLRGMGKE, from the coding sequence ATGGCTAATCCAATAACAAAAATTAAAAAAATAGAAATTCCAGATGATGTTGTTCATGAACAAAACCTGGAAGAGGTCGCAAGGGCAGTTAGTGAAAATAAAGATGCCATTTTGAAAGGCATTGATTTTTTAAGCACCATAAATGATAATGGCATGCTTGACATGACGCATTCATTAGTAAAACAAAAAGAAACTGCACTTGACAATGTTATGCGTGAATTGAATAAACCACAATACTCCGCGACACTAGAAAATGTAAGTAGTCTCTTTTTATTAATCGGGGAATTAAATGTAGAAGAACTAAAACATTTTACTGGAAAACTTAACGATGGATTAGAAAAATCACGCACATTTGATGAATCCGAAAAGACATCTTATCTGGACTTAATTAAAGCATTAAAAGATCCAGAAATAAATCGTAGTGTAACAATGCTTTTGCAATTTTTGCGAGGAATGGGAAAAGAGTAA